The sequence below is a genomic window from Melospiza georgiana isolate bMelGeo1 chromosome 6, bMelGeo1.pri, whole genome shotgun sequence.
CGGCCACAGGACGGGCAAGGCGAGTTCTGCATCACTGACCGGGTGGGGTGCGTTTGGTTATCGCCCCTGTGTAAGGAAACGGGAAAATCTCATGGAAGGCAGATCATTAACCACTGAATCATGCAGAGCCGCGCGTGCCACTCCTCACTGAAAACTGCCCTTTGtccagcagctgggaatgaAAACCCCTAAGGATGGCACTTAGCGGCAGTTACGGCTTTGTTGGGGggattttggaattttttttttggcactaTTTAATCATACGTGTAGCGTTTTGAAATGAAGTGCAATAGTTGAGAATCCGATCAAAACCAAAGGCACAGTCACCTGCATGGGGTcataagcagatttttttttatcgGCTTGAAAATGAGTGTTGATTACCCAGTCAGTGTCAGCAAATGAGATCGTGTGTGTATTTGTATGCACCTGTCTTTGCTAAGTTAATTACTGCGATGCCATAGAAGAAATAGAATTTAAGGTGGTCCATTGTCCTTGTTCCCCCACACTTGTTAAGTTTATATTCCTGTCTGACTTCCTGTAAGTGATGAAAAATGAAGATGCTATTTCattatatttgttttttaaaaatagttgcACTTTCTGTTCTAGAGAGGGAAGTTTAGTAATATTTCACATATTGGTTAGTTCAGTGTATGAGATAACAAAAGCTTGATCTTAGTTTGTGGGGGAACCTAGGCACTTAATTTAACTTGAGGTATTTACCTGCTGTCAAATCTTGAAAAGCTTCATCTTTCTGTGATCTGTTTCCTGGTATGTAAAATGAGGGGAATGCATTTGCAATCTGAgaatggaggaggaaaaaggagtCTAGAAATTAGGAATTCAAATTAATCAGTTTTAGTTACCTTTGTAGGAATCACTAGGATCTTATATTTTCCAAAGAGATTTTGACATTTATTGGAAATCAATCTAAGTACAGAAATTAACAGCTGAAATGAACATTTAATGTTAATTAAATGTTACTGCTACTTGCGGCAGTAGCTGGAATCATACAACTGTCCCTCTACTAAGTAATCATCACTCAGTGTAAAAACAATTTGTAAGAGTattatctttcttttgttttaatagGGATATGAAAATGCTTGCTTAATGTTCAGGTGTTGTGCCTGATTTTTGAAAGCACCCCCAATAACCAAACTTGTGGTTCATCAGCCCCATTGTGTCCAGATTCACAGAGTGCCTGCTGAGCAGGCAGGCATTGTTTTATCAGTTCTTGACTCAACTGACTTGAGATTCTTGTGGAAGTAGAGCCTGACTCTGCTTACTTCTGTACTGTCAGGGTGGCAAGGCAGAGGCACAGGCTGCCTgaagaagctgtggatgccccatccctggcagtgtccaaggccaggctggaaggggctctgagcagcctggggtagtggaaggttccctgcctggggctgggaacaAGATCATCTACGAGATtgcttccaacccaaaccattctatgatctttgtgctttttttggAGCTTCTGTTAGCAGAATCCTGCTCTCTTTTTAATAGTGATTATGCCAGTCTTGTTGAGGCTCTATCCTGGACCATAAGGTTTGTTCCTCTGAGAAGACCCTGCCTTTTGAAAGTAGCTGGTAACCAGCTGTCATTTGTCCTGTAGTGACACCTGCAGTGGTGTGAGTATGTGCTGCCAGTCTCTGGCTGGTGTACATGAAAATTCCTCCATGTCCAGGCAATGCCTGTTCCTGCTTCTGccaggtgctgggcagggagggaggaatgtATTCAAATATTAACCAAGTTGTTGCTCTGTCAAGCCCTGCTGCACACCCCAGTCCTGCACCAATTTTACAAAGGAGGCTGAGATGCTTTGCTGCAGCCCTCCCACCAAAACAGCATCCAGGGGCTGATTGACCTCCACAGGAATCCCTGCTGGAGGGGTTGCTTTCTGtcccacacagcagcacttTGCAGACAGACCATGTGGCTGTTTTGTCCTTGGTCCTTTGAGGGAGAGCAGTCACAGCATCACCCGAGGTGCTGGTGCTTCCTCTGGGCTGAGGTGGCATCATGGAAGTGGCACAGTGGGTTCATCTCTGCTCAGTAAATCCAAGTTGTCATGCCCCAGAGGAGCGTCCTTGTCCGTCTCTGGAGGTGACAGGAAGAAGAGTTACTGTCTAAGCTTCACAACTCATGAGTGTTTGTCAGGGCCAAGGTGACCTTTAGCTGTGGCACCACAGTTTGCTGTTGGATGATGTCTGAATGAATTTGTTCAGATGTTGTTAACATTTGCGTGCTTTGGATGTCGGACATTTCATTGTGCTGGGCCCTTTGTCTTCCTACCACAGGCTGGCTGTGTTCCTTATAACATCTGAAGATtgcagttttttaaaattttattagaaTGTAAAAATATCAAGGGACCACATTGCTGGCTTTTTAATCATAATTATTAAGAGAAATGACAACAAGGCTAAAGGGCTGCACTGTGTGGTGAGCCAACTCTCTGTTGCCCAGGAGCCTCTTTGCTGTCTGTGGATTATGGCTCTGAGGCTGGTGAATTCTGTAGTGGGGTATCTGTATATTCTGTAGGGTATCTGTGCTGTTACTCCCTGCTCCTGATAAAAGGACAGGGGTAAAACCAGTATTATTGCTGGTAATATTGTGCCTTGATATGTCTGCTTTCTAGCTGACAAAATACATGTAAATGCTAATCAGTGATTGATAAATATGGTGTTGCTTTGAAAAGTGCTATGAAATAGATCTGTGTGGTTCATATCCTAGACAGCTGTTCAAAACATCACCATATTTGTTTGgaggtgacttttttttttttttttaagattcatTCATATTTCTCAGATACACTTGGTTGTGGTagaacatgaaagaaaatgcaatagCTCTTTCCCAAATCAGTTGATGCTTACATCCTTGTTAAGACTTAACATCTTGTTAAAGTTCAATGAGTTATATAGGCAGTGGTCATTTAAGTAATATGggcaaataaattattattcCAAACTAAGAGTGGAGAAGAATGTCCAGGTATAGGTGTAAGCTCTCATAAATGCTGTCTGTtgggtaaaataaaaaaattaattaaattatacTAAAAATTAACTTATGAagtaatttctttctcttttgttttccagtacAAGTATAGAGACCTAACCATACAGGAGACAACCAGTGTTATTAGTCAGTACAAGGACCTCAAACCTGTCATGGATTCATATGGTTAGTCTGTGCATGAGAAAATTTCTGTTGGTGAATTGTTGATGTGTTAGATGTCTTTGGTAGTTTTTGTAGGGGAGGAAAGAAGATTAACACCAGAAAACATAACTTGAGTTTCTCTTTTTTGTCTCTGACATCAACACCTCTTTAGAAACACAGACTCAGTAATATAATAAAGTTACTTTAGAAAATAACTGTCTAATGTGCCAAGAAGTGTCACGTTTTTCACAGCTTAACTTTTAGTTAATCACTCACTGATGTCATCAGTTGGTGTCCTGAGATTGCTGGTATCTTACAAATTCAGCTTTGCTGCCatataaagacatttttaaaattctgtgtaGGAAGAGCTGTAAATCAATGAACAAATGCTTCATTTAAAATCATTGTGGTAGTCCTTAAGAGTATGAGGAAAACAGAGTCAAGTACACAGAAAATTGGCATGAGAATTTTAGAATGTAAATTATCAGTGATAATCACTGTTTGTTAGCTGTTTTAAAGTATCTAGGTTCATTTAAGTTGAAGTGTGTTAAAGGAAGATGATACTAGGGTTTCACAGCATACAGTGAGCCAGTGTAGGTGCTGAGGTCAGCCTTCTTATGGTCACCTTTTTTAACTGCTACCTGTGGGATTCCTCTGTGATCTAATTTATATTACTAATACATCATCAGAAATTTTCAAGTCTTCTGCTTTTTAAGTTGTGTATCTGGATTGAGAAATATTAAGAAGGGACATGGACAGGTAAAAGGTGGATTAGTTTTAACTTGAGTAGCTGCAAGCCAGCAGCtgtcacagaaataaaaattcatgcAGTAACTgaagaaacaaagcaggaaTGAAAGGACTGTGGCTGGAATAGCTGCACAAGTTTGCATAAGATGGTGATCACAGTTCCAGATACCCTTGAGCTGTAGCCATTTGTGTTCCCTAATGCTCTTTAAGCTGCCTGGAAGAGGCTAAGCACAGAATCACTTACAGATAATCAATATTATTTGTAGCAGTGACATCAGCTGCAAGAAAGTGATTACATGTGGGAAAAGGATTTGTAGAGAATTCCTGTGTACTTTACTGTACATGACAAACAATGAACAAAGCCATCAAAAAAGTTTTTCCATtcaagagagagggggaaatgtgggaaatggatttgtagagaATTCTCAAAGCCTGACAGAAGGCTCACATAGGATGCACCTTTATGCAAACCTTGAGATAAAAACTGCTGGCTTAGAAATGCATGGAACTAGAAACAAATTTCAAAGGATGGCCTTGCAAATAAGACTTTGGAGAAACAGGACTATGAAAGATACATTATAGTAGGACCCAGGAGGGGTAATTTTAGATGATTGGCTTTAAGACATTTACAGCATGCTGTAGCAAAAGCTGATAGGCCAAGAAACACTTGTAGTgtattgtaattaggaaatagttCACTTCTAGTTGTGATGGTGTAAATTATAACATCTGTTACAATCTGTAGATTACAGAGACAATCTGTATTGTCTCATCCTTCTCATGACACTAAAAAtggaatgaaatattttaaaatgcctctcagttgccccatctccAAGTTAGAGAAGAGCATAATCTGACAATAAAATTGCTGAGGAGACAGTTTTCAAGTTCATATTATTAATGAAGTACATATCCCCATTGACATCCCAACATGTTCTACCTGCCTTTGCAGAACATCAGCACCACAATAACTATGCACAGTAACCTACATTTGAATTGTGGCTAGAAACTTTCAGTTGGAATTAAGAAGATAAAAGCTTCCTCAACAGAAGCCGATTCATTCAGCCAAGAATAATGTATTGGATTAAAAGTATGAGGAAACTAAATACAGCAACTCAGTAAATTTAGGTCAGAGTTCTTGTGCAGTTTGTGACTAGTATTTGTCAGAATCAAgcactttttcttcctcttcagtGTGTTACTGTTTGGTTAAATTACCTTTACTGATTTGGTAACAAATGCCTGTGGCCCAGGAATTTTCAGTATTCTTGCTGACCTATTTTTTTGAAGAAGGCATAGGGAATTCTTTTATAAACCTCAGATGacagttgtttttttaaatcaagtttGAGTTCAGGTTATCTTTGCAGCAATTTGCATTACTTGCAGTTTGCAAGGTTCCATCATTTTATTTGGTCACTGAATGAGGAAACAGTTTTATTTGTAGAGCAGGTAGTTTGACAGTGGTTAATCATTCATTTCTCAGAAGTGTATTATTCATAAGGAGTTACCTGACTGTGGACAGTCATCTGCTAATCCATAAATGTGCAAGAGCTGAAACTTTCAGGCTGAGTTTATATGTGTAACTTGTGAAAATTTATGCCAATAATAGATGGGGAATAACCTGAACTGAGATTAACATAACCAatatgtttgttttaaaaatattgtttgttctctttcagtttttaatGATGGTTCATCCAGGGAGTTGATGAGCCTCAGTGGAACCATTCCTGTGCCTTACAGAGGTATGCATGTATTATAATGATCATCATCCCCATTGTTTTCCCAAATTGCATGAAAAACTTGGATTTATCCTTTCAACTTCGCTACTTTAGTGATCACTCTTTTCTTGAAATCCTTTGCTTGTccaaagtaaaatattttaaagaaattgttcTCTGGTTTTGCTGCAGGATAACATTTGAATGCTGAGCATTGCTTCTTCAGTCATATACAGCTTTGTagcatcttttttctttcaggattGCACAGTTTTTCAGGCTTGTCAGTTGAATTGAGGGTTGCAAACCATTTATTGCTGCAGCTAATGATAATTCAAATTAGAGCCTTATAATGTAGCATTATAGAATAAATGAGATTGTGCATTAGTGGTGAGTGGTGATTGTAAATCAAAGTTAAATTGTTCTGAAAGATGTTGAGTTTGTGGCCATAGTGTTACCTATTCACTGAATGTTATTAGTAAATTTTGGCTCTGGCTTCTAGCTTTGTTAGAAGTTGAATTTACTGGGTTTAGGAGTTTTTTATGAATCTGAATACAGGAGGACAGTTGAAGAATTGAGACAACTTCTAAAATCTTTCCAAATGTCTTTTCTAGGTAACACATATAATATCCCAATTTGCTTGTGGCTGCTGGACACCTACCCTTTCAACCCCCCAATTTGTTTTGTTAAACCTACTAGCTCTATGACAATAAAAACTGGGAAGCATGTTGATGCAAATGGAAAGATATACCTTCCCTACCTGCATGAGTGGAAATATGTAAGTATAGGGAACTTGGAGTTCTCAAACTGCTCATTCTGCATTCCTCAAGAAAGTTGTatcatttttaataaaaaccatAGTCTTTGTTAGAGATCTtaaaccatttttaaaataaaatcaactgTATGTTTTTTTGAATGTCTTAAAGTTCAGGATGTTGCATTCTGTGTTCTGGttatttaatgaaattaattgtattttctgTTACTACTTGTCTGATTAAACAGTGCAGCACAAGGTGTCCTCTCCCCTGGCAAGAGAGTGATGTGAAGATTTGTGAGATAAGAATATTTACAGTAGGGAAATTATAAATTTACTTTAAACATCTGTGACTAAAATGGACTTTTACAAGTTCTTGGGCTTCTTTATGCTGACATTCCTGGAGCCTCATGTATATGGATATATTTGCTTTACCAATAAATAGAGGCATTGAGCAGTGCAGGCCTCACAGAAGTTTTGGCCAAAACATGGACTTGTAAAGAAGCTAAACTGTGTTGACAAGACCAGAAAAATGATACAAGATGCATGGTTCTGTAAAAAGTGATTAACAGGAATGCATCTACTCAGGCTGGGTGTGTGGTAGTTCAGTGCTTGCACAGTAATAGTGGAAAAAGACTGCCCAGATCAGGTGTTGCACAGAGCAAGAGGATCATCTAAGGTACAGCTGATACAGAATTCTTTCAGTTTGAGAGGTTGGTAAAAATAAGTAAGTGGGTTATAGAGCTAAGTAAACTCTGAATTGGGGTATTTAATCTGGTGCTGCATTCATGATGCTTGTTCTTATTTTGGCAAAATGAAATCATGCTTATTTTAAGTAGTTATAAACAGAGAGGCCTGGTTTAACTGTATTTCAAGGAGGGTTGTGCCACTCCTTAATGGGTTAGGATATTTTTTCTGTTGAGACTTTCTGAATCAGAGCAAAAGCTGTGATCTGTGAAATTGAAATGTCTAAAAAGCTTAGGGATCTGTATATTTTTCATGTTGGGTggtggatttaattttttaaaatattattatatttataccCAGTCATTTATTGACCTGCAGTTGATATGGAGCCATGTATTACCCATTTTTTCTGGGTGTGTTTTGCTGTATGGTTTTGAGTCAAGCTGACTGGGTTTGGTATGTCTAATAGAATCCAGAAAGGAAGTTAATTATGCACATATGTATACACATGAGAGAGACACATTTTAAGAACATTTAAACCCACAAAGAAAAGGAATGCTTTGAAGAGCTGATGGAATGGCATCCTATTATTGCTACAGTCAGTTAAACTCAGTTAGCAAAATTAACAACTTGTGATTTGctttccctcccagccccagtcaGACTTGTTGGAGCTGATCCAGGTCATGATTGTTGTGTTTGGAGAGGAACCTCCAGTGTTTTCTCGTCCTACTGCTTCCTCCAGCTACCCCCCTTACCAGGCAACAGGCCCACCAACCAGTAAGTGCTCATCACTGCTGATTTCTGCAAATAATCGTATTTCAAAGAGATTGTTGCCCTGCAGTTAGCCCACAAATAAtgcattttactttttatattGCTGACTAATGAATTCATCTGGGCTGTGAATTTACTTCACTTTACCttgttggactcaatgatcttaaaggtctttttcaacTAAAAAGGTTCTGTGAGTTTAAGAATTCATGTGAACCTTTGGGTTTTGGAGAGGAGAAATCAAGTTTGTATAACACACAGCAAAACCCAGGCAAACCCAGAGCACCCTCAAAACAACCAGTGTCCTGTCAGCATTCCAAGATAGACTTACAAAGTGATTATTCAGATAGCTTTGTATctcaattattttcattctaatAATACAAGCCCATCTTTTAAGTATCCTGCAACCATTGATTTCATAAGCACAAGCATGCCCACAGCTTGTTTCATACACCCACATTCCTGTTTGTGTGGTtcgtttttctctttttttttccaaattgctggctgaatataaaaaaaaacctgccttGTGATTTTATTGTTCTTTGTTCCCTGTTAAGTTGGTGTTCTGACTTGGTACCCATTCTTATTTTCTTGCAAAAATCCTCAagactttttaaataattaatttatttagtCCTCTTGAGGCATCTTATTTTAAAGACTGGGGATAGGCAGGTGGAGGAAAAAGAAGTAGTGGGAAACAGAAAATCTTAGAAATTCTTCCAGGAGGGAGACTCTGTCTTAGGTgggaaaaagccaaaaaaatatTAGCATAGACCTAAAGTCAAAGACTGGGACAGTAGGGAAGGGGGAGCAGTTTAGCTGGAGATGGTTTGTTTAATAAGGTTATAGCAGTTCCACATGAATTTAATGGTCCAGTAGCTGTATTTGGGGTTATGTATTTTTGCCAGATTTTTAAGGCTGTGTCCATTTTCTATTGAAATATGGCATTTACTTGAGCAGGGTGTTACATTTGAAAAGCTGAAGTGCTACTCATTGCCATTTCCAGCAGAGCCCATTTTCAGCAAGGTTTTAGGCTCTGGACCTGTGAGAAAATGGGTGGCAAACATAAATGGGGCCATTAGGAACAATTGACTAAAGGCAGGTGTTTGGGACTTCTCAGCTTGTCTGTGGCTGTTTGTGAGAGCACCAGAGGACTGGATTGTCCTGATTTTCCAGGAACACTGGGGGTCAGTATAAGTGTAGTTGAGCAGGGACTTTGCCTGAAGGACAAACCTGCAATGAACCACACTTGATTGCTGTTGTAGTCACTCAGAGCTGAAGTGATTTGAATTCCTATTTTCAATTGAATTGAGCTGAATTACTATGAATTAGTTCATAGCTGAAGTAGTTCTAGTGAAAATGCTTCAGGgttttgaaattattaataGCTACTTAGTTTTACTAGTGTAGTCAGACTTTATTTTACAGACATATAGGTTTTGGGTTTCTTGTCATTACAGATACATTGTTTAAGAAGAAATAGTCCTTTGACATAAATTTCAATTATTTGAAAGCATTGAAGAGTGGAAATAGCTCCACTCTTAattgctctttaaaaaaaaaaaaagttatttgatGAAATATTCCTAAAATTGCTCGAAATGTGGGATAAGTATGTCCAAAACATAATTTTGTCAGCTTCTCAAGAAAAATCTTAAGCTAAGACTATGTAGACATTTAAAGCTAAGACTATTTAGACATTTATATGTGCTGATaacaaatttttaaatacaacTTCTAAATAGCAGAAATTACTACATAAGGACATGGTTGGATCATGAAACAGCTAATCAGCTACTCTGAAGGTACTTAAATTATGCACTTGTTATTTAGTAGGAAGGCATCATTGGCTAGAAaggttaaattattttttcagctaTTACATAAAAAGTGGAGACAGCTCTTCAGGTGGGTCATCTTAAATACCatgttttaggggttttttctgAGTACCCTAgctgcagtttcttttttttttcttggtacaCCCATTTGTCGTGCATTTTTAAATCAATACCTACTTTTGTCCATGCAGTAATTAGTTTAAAGTAatgattaagaaaaaaaatccatataaCAATAggattatttttatatatgaggaagaacttctttacatTGAGGGTTTTAACTTCTGAAAtgtaaaaatgcacaaaattcTTGTTTTATTTAGCTTCCTATGTGCCAGGAATTCCAGGTGGAATTTCTCCCTATCCAACATCAAGCACTCCAAACCCAAGGTAAGAGCCCCTTTAAACTGTCATCATTTTCCTGATAGAGAATTTCACTGAATAGAGTCTAATCATAATTGTGTTTTCTTATGGTGTATCTGATGTATTCATGTTAGCAGGGTTTGTTAAAAGTGAAAGCTGAATTCTTGTCAGTAGCCAAAACTGGGGGAAGGTCTAGCTTTCTTAATtgcttcaaataaaaaaataatgagtGTTATAAATAGATTTTGAAATTACCTAACTcccagtatttatttttttcactcatatatttttatatatttatattttacatgACATAGAAAGAAATGTACCCCTAAAAGTAAGGATTTTATTAGCATctcaaaaattgaacaaaacTTTGCTGAGTTAATACAAACCTTGACTCCAGCATTATTGTAGACTTTGAATAATCTAAGGGAATTTGAAGAACACAAAGTTACATCAAAAgctttttattaatattaacCAGGATTTCTTTCTATATAATAGTTAGGAATAAAACATTTCCAGAAGACTTGCAGATCTGTGTTAGTAAATAGTGAGATGTTGACTACTGCCTCCTAGTGTGTACTTATATTTTTTACATCATAATTGATTGTTTTTATTAGTAATATCCTTATGTCCTGATTTTGTGGTAGGAACATATGAGATTTTGGTGTAATATggagcatttttattttaaaaagatatttaaaatgtaaaaacctCTGAGGATTGGGAGGTGGGAAGTGTTATGTTTTAAGAGGAGAAAagttaggatttttttaagttCTTACAGCATGGTTTTTCTTCCTGAATATGTTTGTTTAAAGCACTCTTAATGGTTGTACAAAAGTAATAGAAGAactgttttcaaaatatatgATCTATTAATTAATGGGAATGTTTTAAGAGCTGTTAAATTTGCAGTTGCCTGAAGAGAAACAGAggattattttatattttgcagGGGGTTTGGGGCCACTTTGTTTAATTATTACTGTAGTTAATACTCTGCTGAATCCAGGTGTTTGTCAGTCTAGTACTGACTAATTTGTCCTTGTTTTAGTTGACAGCAAATGTATTTTAGAAAGGTGTTGTAGACTGTCACATGTCATctcattattgtttcagtgagCAAATGAAtacttttgctttctttatcCATCAGAGCAGGACTGAGGATTTCTGGAGGAGTAGGTTTCACCTTGCAACCATATTTTGCACAGCATTTTTAGGTTTACATAAAGCAGTTCATCAGTCATCTTCCTAActgtttttatattaaaaactattaatttttaattgttgtGTGGGAGTTTGTAGCTAGAATAATTTGTTTTGGATGCTTGTGGCATTTCATATAGCAAAACAAGGAGATTCAGGAGAATTTGTTATCCAAATGTTGACCAGGCAATAACTAGATAGGATTTCAGATAAAATGGTACCTTAATACCAGAAATACCAGTTGTGTAAGATGTTAATGTGAACAGGAAAAAGGCCTgcaattttaacatttttattatgCAAATGACTGTTTAACATGGTGGCAATAAAGATAATCTAGGTGGATGATATTTTACTAACAGTTGCATAACATTAGCATATCTTTCTTTGTCAAAGCAGCTTCCCAAACTATCCTTACCCAGGTGGTGTTCCCTTCCCAGCAACCACTAGTGTGCAGTACTACCCTTCTCAGCCTCCTGTCACCACTGTTGGTGAGTACCTTGGAAGGGGTTTCTGTGAAGTAAAGCTTCTCTCTATAACTGAtaagtaaagaaataaaatggaaaaaaaagtgttgttCTTACTCTGAAGTTTCAAAGCATTgatc
It includes:
- the TSG101 gene encoding tumor susceptibility gene 101 protein isoform X2; this encodes MAVSESQLKKMLTKYKYRDLTIQETTSVISQYKDLKPVMDSYVFNDGSSRELMSLSGTIPVPYRGNTYNIPICLWLLDTYPFNPPICFVKPTSSMTIKTGKHVDANGKIYLPYLHEWKYPQSDLLELIQVMIVVFGEEPPVFSRPTASSSYPPYQATGPPTTSYVPGIPGGISPYPTSSTPNPSFPNYPYPGGVPFPATTSVQYYPSQPPVTTVGPSRDGTISEDTIRASLISAVSDKLRWRMKEEMDRAQAELNALKRTEEDLKKGHQKLEEMVTRLDQEVAEVDKNIELLKKKDEELSSALEKMESQSENNDIDEVIIPTAPLYKQILNLYAEENAIEDTIFYLGEALRRGVIDLDVFLKHVRLLSRKQFQLRALMQKARKTAGLSDLY
- the TSG101 gene encoding tumor susceptibility gene 101 protein isoform X1 — its product is MAVSESQLKKMLTKYKYRDLTIQETTSVISQYKDLKPVMDSYVFNDGSSRELMSLSGTIPVPYRGNTYNIPICLWLLDTYPFNPPICFVKPTSSMTIKTGKHVDANGKIYLPYLHEWKYPQSDLLELIQVMIVVFGEEPPVFSRPTASSSYPPYQATGPPTTSYVPGIPGGISPYPTSSTPNPSSFPNYPYPGGVPFPATTSVQYYPSQPPVTTVGPSRDGTISEDTIRASLISAVSDKLRWRMKEEMDRAQAELNALKRTEEDLKKGHQKLEEMVTRLDQEVAEVDKNIELLKKKDEELSSALEKMESQSENNDIDEVIIPTAPLYKQILNLYAEENAIEDTIFYLGEALRRGVIDLDVFLKHVRLLSRKQFQLRALMQKARKTAGLSDLY